In Arachis stenosperma cultivar V10309 chromosome 1, arast.V10309.gnm1.PFL2, whole genome shotgun sequence, one DNA window encodes the following:
- the LOC130942627 gene encoding uncharacterized protein LOC130942627 has product MTNLPPSLSMNAAFGGSGAAPPPSPGGSSQSSPGGNKDRKMASAEQLVLELSNPDLRENALLELSKKRELFQDLAPLLWNSFGTIAALLQEIVSIYPVLSPPNLTPAQSNRVCNALALLQCVASHPDTRMLFLNAHIPLYLYPFLNTTSKSRPFEYLRLTSLGVIGALVKVDDTEVISFLLSTEIIPLCLRTMEMGSELSKTVATFIVQKILLDDVGLDYICTTAERFFAVGRVLGNMVAALAEQPSSRLLKHIIRCYLRLSDNPRACDALRSCLPDMLRDATFSNCLREDLTTRRWLQQLLQNVGVSRVPTLQAGGGFDHMMVT; this is encoded by the exons ATGACAAATTTGCCCCCGTCATTATCAATGAACGCAGCCTTTGGCGGCAGCGGTGCTGCTCCTCCGCCTTCTCCCGGTGGCTCCTCCCAGAGCTCCCCCGGAGGCAACAAGGATCGCAAGATGGCCTCCGCCGAGCAGCTCGTCCTCGAGCTCAGCAACCCCGACCTTCGTGAAAACGCTCTACTCGAACTCTCCAAG aagagaGAATTATTTCAAGATCTTGCTCCATTATTATGGAATTCATTTGGTACTATTGCTGCACTTTTGCAG GAAATAGTTTCAATATACCCTGTTCTTTCTCCACCAAATCTTACTCCAGCACAATCTAATCGTGTGTGCAATGCACTTGCTCTTCTTCAG TGCGTAGCATCACACCCTGATACAAGGATGTTGTTCCTCAATG CTCATATACCTCTATATCTGTATCCCTTCCTTAATACAACAAGCAAATCAAGACCATTTGAGTACTTGAGACTCACCAGTCTTGGCGTCATTGGTGCTTTGGTGAAG GTTGATGATACGGAAGTCATAAGTTTCCTTCTTTCAACTGAGATAATTCCATTGTGCCTGCGCACCATGGAAATGGGCAGTGAACTATCAAAAACA GTTGCAACTTTCATTGTTCAGAAAATCCTATTGGACGACGTGGGCTTGGATTATATTTGCACTACAGCTGAGCGTTTTTTTGCAGTAGGTCGAGTTTTGGGAAACATGGTGGCAGCTCTTGCTGAGCAGCCCTCATCTCGTTTGTTGAAGCATATCATCCGATGCTATCTTCGCCTATCAGATAATCCAAG GGCTTGTGATGCATTAAGAAGTTGTCTTCCAGACATGTTAAGAGATGCTACTTTCAGCAACTGCCTTCGT GAGGACCTTACAACCAGGAGGTGGCTGCAACAATTGCTTCAGAATGTTGGTGTGAGTCGGGTGCCCACTCTGCAAGCCGGAGGCGGCTTCGACCATATGATGGTGACATGA